A single window of Rubripirellula lacrimiformis DNA harbors:
- the tsf gene encoding translation elongation factor Ts, translating to MAISAKDVSELRRSTGAGMMDCKKALQESGGDLEGALDYLRKKGQKVAAKRADRDANEGVVVALSEGNKAMLLALSCETDFVAKNEGFIELTNQIAKLAFDNNCTTKEEVAALPFEGATVGERLVLETGKIGEKIEVADVQVVEGENIASYIHAGSKIGVLVSYKDGGHAEAPQFFRSVAMHIAAMKPSILHPDEFDEELVTKETEALQAQIRAENEINERENLGKPQKNVPQYASRRQLTAEVMAAIEATIKDELKAEGKPEKIWDKIVPGKVDRFISDNTLLDQERCLLSQFFALDDTKTVETAIKDLSDSAEVVEFKRVAVS from the coding sequence ATGGCAATTTCCGCAAAAGATGTCAGCGAACTGCGACGATCGACCGGCGCGGGCATGATGGACTGTAAAAAGGCCCTGCAGGAATCCGGTGGCGATCTTGAAGGTGCCTTGGATTACTTGCGCAAAAAAGGCCAGAAGGTCGCTGCCAAGCGTGCCGACCGTGACGCCAACGAAGGCGTCGTGGTTGCACTTAGCGAAGGCAACAAAGCGATGTTGTTGGCGCTCAGCTGCGAAACCGACTTCGTCGCCAAGAACGAAGGCTTCATCGAACTGACCAACCAAATTGCAAAGTTGGCCTTCGATAACAATTGCACCACCAAAGAAGAAGTTGCCGCACTGCCATTCGAAGGAGCCACTGTTGGCGAACGATTGGTTTTGGAAACCGGCAAGATCGGTGAAAAGATCGAAGTCGCCGACGTCCAAGTCGTCGAAGGCGAAAACATCGCTTCGTACATCCACGCCGGCAGCAAGATCGGTGTTTTGGTTAGCTACAAGGACGGTGGTCACGCCGAAGCACCACAGTTCTTCCGTAGCGTTGCCATGCACATCGCGGCCATGAAGCCATCGATCCTGCATCCTGACGAATTCGACGAAGAATTGGTCACCAAGGAAACCGAAGCTCTGCAGGCTCAAATTCGTGCCGAGAACGAAATCAACGAGCGCGAAAATCTGGGCAAGCCACAGAAGAACGTGCCTCAGTACGCCAGCCGTCGTCAGCTGACTGCCGAAGTCATGGCAGCCATCGAAGCCACGATCAAGGACGAATTGAAGGCCGAAGGCAAACCCGAGAAAATTTGGGACAAGATCGTTCCCGGAAAGGTCGATCGATTCATCTCGGACAACACTCTGCTGGACCAAGAACGTTGCTTGTTGAGCCAGTTCTTCGCCCTGGACGATACCAAGACCGTCGAAACGGCGATCAAGGATCTGAGCGATTCGGCCGAAGTGGTCGAGTTCAAGCGAGTTGCGGTCAGCTAG
- the rpsB gene encoding 30S ribosomal protein S2, which yields MANPIVQEMIEAGVHFGHRTSLWNPKMAPYIFGRKNQIHIMDIRETLRGMLRAKKYLSQVAAGGSLILFVGTKRQAGEAVEEQALRCGMPFVSERWLGGTLTNFRTIRSRLTRLEELEELRGSDRINDYSKKMQSSLNREYRKMYRNLNGLRSMNRLPECLFIVDPGKERNAVREAKRLGIPTVALIDTDSDPSQIDLPIPGNDDGIRSVELIMKQLADAVNAGKGQLAMNKSDGAPAAAAAEPVAEQTSAS from the coding sequence GTGGCAAATCCGATCGTCCAAGAAATGATTGAAGCTGGCGTCCACTTCGGACACCGCACCAGTCTGTGGAACCCAAAGATGGCTCCGTACATCTTTGGTCGTAAGAACCAGATCCACATCATGGACATCCGCGAAACACTTCGCGGCATGCTTCGTGCCAAAAAATATCTTAGCCAAGTGGCTGCCGGTGGCAGCCTGATCCTGTTCGTCGGTACCAAGCGTCAAGCTGGTGAAGCCGTCGAAGAGCAAGCATTGCGTTGCGGAATGCCTTTCGTCAGCGAACGCTGGCTTGGTGGAACGCTGACCAACTTCCGAACCATTCGCAGCCGATTGACCCGGTTGGAAGAATTGGAAGAACTGCGCGGCAGCGATCGCATCAACGATTACAGCAAGAAAATGCAGTCGTCGCTGAACCGCGAGTACCGCAAAATGTACCGTAACCTGAACGGTCTTCGTTCGATGAACCGCTTGCCAGAGTGCTTGTTCATCGTTGACCCAGGCAAGGAACGCAATGCGGTTCGTGAAGCCAAACGATTGGGCATCCCTACCGTTGCCCTGATCGATACCGACAGCGATCCTTCGCAAATCGACTTGCCGATTCCAGGCAACGACGACGGTATCCGCAGCGTTGAATTGATCATGAAGCAGTTGGCTGATGCGGTTAACGCCGGCAAGGGCCAACTGGCGATGAACAAGTCCGACGGTGCTCCTGCAGCCGCAGCTGCTGAACCTGTCGCCGAACAAACTTCGGCCAGCTAG
- a CDS encoding FG-GAP-like repeat-containing protein: MSLPLLDCVARFCRTPHRRTHQQPLVVRITAGLLTTLGLLGFVGCDRGGPSPDQSLESPSLDDPKPATTPPSLETAYRFSQQGRDAEALAEVRRLLIATPDDRDTLLMAIELDSRLGNFCEAAELAIKLAASDPTITADMLVRAFDLHLRCKDFAGAEQALLRLLQFSPNHVEGHRLSAQLYNAQGRRAEACEHVIQLIRLRAVRPEETLSLIDRQGPFLLVSFDDFTNAEELSMFSLGRIRGQYVKFNKASNEVLDRLTQLREKFPDSTAVAAFQGRVIAETGRQDALRQWAQSLPPGIEQQPEYWHAIGQGLSLENRHEEAIRAFGEALRRDPTDRGSLRGIAQHLDSLGRDEEAVPIRNRLETLDKIFRIAKDADQEQAGWIAEQLQTLVRPWESAAWFMQAARLGGDFQQQIPELNRRHASIVAWESQPGATAQKIDNARLVSLLSFEVDDWPMPKFGTDPTGANSNQVAQTDRVSRFEDIASKVGLVAAFQSGFPDNGHGFYAHQVNGGGLAAVDYDLDGRCDVYIVQSGGSPNDRTGSAANQLFRCLPDAKFQEVTEPSGSGDRSLGQGVCAGDINQDGFLDLVIANIGANTVLINQGDGTFREQFVANISNVDNWTSCLVLGDLSGDHLPELIEINYIDDPTAYTVRCEDDYLACQPQKYQAAADRVHQISADGQFHPWQAAESMTEHPKLGFGVVIANFDRKDGNDMFIANDGDLNHYWTSIAAADADNDRFGIHESGIVRGCSTGRSGNSQACMGVAAGDFNRDGTLDLHVTNFLRESVNLFMQSKSGYFSDECLAYQLVEPSYGVLGFGTQSADFDNDGWLDLAVLNGHVFNADDDAIAYKMQPQVLQGQQGRFTALASEQIGPYWQEDRLGRTLAMLDWNHDGKMDLLANHLDAPIALLENESDSQNWIQLELVGTTSERDAIGAEVQVRCGDQQWTGWQFGGDGLMSTNQPIVHFGLGSNETIDQIEIHWPSGDHQTFQNPKPAQRYLVVENDDQMYPRLD; this comes from the coding sequence ATGTCTCTGCCGCTGCTTGATTGCGTCGCCCGATTCTGCCGCACGCCCCACCGCCGTACACATCAGCAGCCCTTGGTCGTACGGATCACCGCGGGCCTGCTGACCACTTTGGGCTTGTTGGGCTTTGTCGGCTGTGATCGTGGTGGCCCATCGCCCGACCAGTCGTTGGAAAGTCCGTCGCTTGACGATCCCAAACCGGCAACAACCCCGCCGTCGTTGGAAACCGCCTACCGGTTCAGCCAGCAGGGTCGCGACGCCGAAGCGCTTGCTGAAGTACGCCGACTGCTGATCGCGACCCCGGACGACCGCGACACATTGTTGATGGCGATCGAACTGGATTCGCGACTAGGCAACTTCTGCGAAGCTGCTGAATTGGCGATCAAGCTTGCGGCCAGCGACCCGACGATCACGGCGGACATGTTGGTACGCGCCTTCGATCTACACTTGCGCTGTAAAGATTTTGCGGGTGCCGAACAGGCCTTGCTGCGGCTATTGCAATTCAGCCCCAACCACGTCGAAGGGCATCGGTTGTCGGCCCAACTTTACAACGCTCAAGGCCGGCGAGCGGAGGCCTGTGAACACGTGATCCAACTGATCCGTTTGCGTGCCGTGCGGCCCGAGGAAACGCTTAGCCTGATCGATAGGCAAGGTCCGTTCTTGTTGGTTTCCTTTGATGACTTTACCAATGCCGAAGAACTTTCCATGTTCTCGCTGGGACGGATCCGGGGACAGTACGTCAAGTTCAACAAGGCATCCAACGAAGTCCTGGATCGGTTGACCCAACTGCGTGAAAAGTTCCCAGACAGTACGGCGGTTGCCGCGTTCCAAGGACGCGTCATCGCAGAAACCGGCCGGCAAGATGCCCTGCGCCAATGGGCCCAATCGTTGCCGCCGGGAATCGAGCAGCAGCCGGAATACTGGCACGCCATTGGCCAGGGCCTATCACTGGAAAACCGCCACGAAGAAGCGATCCGCGCCTTCGGCGAGGCGTTGCGCCGCGACCCAACCGACCGCGGTTCGCTGCGGGGTATCGCCCAGCACTTGGATTCGCTCGGACGTGACGAGGAAGCGGTGCCGATCCGCAACCGCCTAGAAACTCTCGACAAGATCTTTCGAATCGCGAAAGATGCCGACCAAGAACAGGCGGGATGGATTGCCGAACAGTTGCAGACCCTGGTTCGCCCTTGGGAATCCGCCGCATGGTTCATGCAAGCCGCTCGGCTGGGCGGCGATTTCCAACAACAAATCCCCGAACTGAATCGACGCCACGCATCGATCGTGGCATGGGAAAGCCAGCCAGGGGCGACCGCCCAAAAAATCGACAACGCTCGCCTCGTAAGCCTGCTGTCGTTCGAGGTGGACGATTGGCCGATGCCAAAGTTTGGAACGGATCCCACGGGTGCAAATTCGAACCAGGTTGCCCAAACCGATCGCGTGTCACGATTCGAAGACATCGCGTCGAAGGTGGGGCTGGTAGCAGCCTTCCAAAGCGGCTTCCCCGACAACGGGCACGGTTTCTATGCGCATCAAGTCAACGGTGGCGGCCTGGCCGCGGTGGACTACGACCTGGACGGACGCTGCGATGTCTATATCGTCCAGTCCGGTGGGTCCCCCAATGACCGCACCGGGTCGGCCGCCAACCAATTGTTTCGTTGCCTTCCCGACGCAAAATTCCAAGAAGTGACCGAACCGTCGGGCAGTGGCGACCGCAGCCTAGGCCAGGGCGTGTGCGCCGGCGACATCAACCAGGACGGATTCCTAGACCTGGTGATCGCCAATATCGGTGCCAATACGGTCCTGATCAATCAAGGTGACGGAACCTTTCGCGAACAGTTCGTTGCCAACATCAGCAACGTCGATAACTGGACTTCGTGTCTGGTACTGGGTGACCTCAGTGGCGACCACTTGCCCGAGCTGATCGAGATCAATTACATCGACGACCCCACGGCCTACACCGTTCGATGCGAAGACGACTACTTGGCCTGCCAACCGCAAAAGTATCAAGCAGCCGCTGACCGAGTTCACCAGATTTCAGCGGACGGTCAATTCCATCCCTGGCAGGCCGCCGAATCGATGACCGAACATCCGAAACTTGGCTTTGGCGTGGTGATCGCGAACTTCGATCGCAAGGACGGCAACGACATGTTTATCGCCAACGATGGTGACCTGAATCATTACTGGACCAGCATCGCGGCGGCGGATGCGGACAACGATCGGTTTGGGATCCATGAATCCGGCATCGTCCGCGGCTGCAGCACTGGGCGCAGCGGCAACAGCCAAGCCTGCATGGGAGTCGCCGCGGGGGATTTCAATCGTGACGGAACTCTTGATTTGCACGTAACCAATTTCTTACGCGAATCAGTCAACCTGTTCATGCAATCAAAGTCCGGTTACTTTTCCGATGAATGCCTTGCGTATCAGTTGGTCGAACCGTCCTATGGTGTCCTGGGTTTTGGAACTCAATCGGCCGACTTTGACAACGATGGATGGCTCGACTTGGCGGTGCTGAACGGCCACGTTTTCAACGCCGATGACGATGCGATTGCGTACAAGATGCAACCGCAAGTGTTGCAGGGCCAACAGGGACGCTTCACCGCATTGGCATCCGAACAGATTGGCCCCTATTGGCAGGAAGATCGGCTGGGACGAACCTTGGCGATGCTGGACTGGAACCACGATGGAAAAATGGATCTGCTGGCCAATCACTTAGATGCGCCCATCGCACTGCTGGAAAACGAATCCGATTCCCAAAACTGGATCCAACTGGAACTGGTGGGAACGACCAGTGAACGCGACGCCATCGGGGCCGAGGTCCAGGTCCGCTGTGGTGATCAGCAATGGACGGGATGGCAATTCGGTGGCGATGGCTTGATGTCGACCAACCAGCCCATCGTTCACTTTGGGCTTGGCAGCAACGAGACGATCGACCAAATCGAGATCCATTGGCCGTCGGGGGATCATCAGACCTTCCAAAACCCCAAGCCAGCACAGCGATACTTGGTCGTTGAAAATGACGACCAGATGTACCCGCGATTGGATTGA
- the pyrH gene encoding UMP kinase, translating to MTQDADGQTEVSPSSDLRYRRVILKLSGESLADSGGRGISGEESGEIARQIKAAHQSGCQIAIVIGGGNILRGAQFSGRNAMVQEATAHYMGMLATVINSLSMQDALESIGLQTRVMSAVPMEKIAETFIRRRAIQHLEKGRVVILAAGIGNPFVTTDTAAAQRALELDADVVLKATRVDGVYSDDPEKNPHAVLYESLTYGEVIAKNLKVMDATAIALCNEHAKPILVFNFKKDGNIVKAIQGETVGTWIGTTKLPPHG from the coding sequence ATGACCCAAGACGCCGATGGCCAGACCGAAGTTTCACCCAGCAGCGATCTGCGTTACCGGCGCGTTATTTTGAAGCTCAGTGGCGAAAGTTTGGCTGATTCGGGCGGTCGAGGAATCAGCGGCGAAGAGTCCGGCGAAATCGCTCGACAGATCAAAGCGGCGCATCAATCGGGATGCCAAATTGCGATCGTGATCGGCGGCGGCAACATCCTTCGCGGTGCACAATTCTCGGGCCGCAACGCGATGGTCCAAGAAGCGACCGCGCATTACATGGGCATGCTGGCCACGGTCATCAATTCCCTGTCGATGCAAGACGCGCTGGAATCGATCGGGCTGCAGACACGCGTGATGTCGGCCGTTCCGATGGAGAAGATCGCCGAAACATTCATTCGACGCCGAGCGATCCAGCATCTGGAAAAGGGACGCGTCGTCATCTTGGCGGCCGGAATTGGCAACCCCTTCGTGACAACCGATACCGCCGCGGCTCAGCGGGCCCTGGAACTCGATGCCGACGTTGTCTTGAAAGCGACTCGCGTCGATGGCGTTTATAGCGACGACCCCGAAAAGAATCCGCACGCCGTCCTATACGAATCGTTGACCTATGGTGAAGTCATCGCCAAAAACCTCAAGGTGATGGATGCCACCGCGATCGCGCTGTGCAATGAACACGCCAAGCCGATCCTGGTATTCAACTTCAAGAAAGATGGGAACATCGTCAAAGCAATCCAGGGCGAAACGGTCGGAACCTGGATCGGTACGACGAAGCTTCCCCCCCATGGATAA
- a CDS encoding FG-GAP-like repeat-containing protein: MSLLPISSKRVHPFVLVFPFAVVVAIAVGCQREPSSQPLSEDANGQSATAPQSSRGSESSLGNSTGQPAMPADQLEAAGDTAATVGNTSLAISRYQQAMDAAPTPSRNLFDKLGQQFMTAGRPFETMAVLDRAIAQYGADADLRRKMVSVQASLGLQRDAAVHLRWLIQRGHGTLGLLIMASDLSRPQTVESTCRYSLKQFPQDLRPQFSLACMPAYRGEWQAAAELLAPVVAAHPEFVPAQALYGRVLVELEDHDAIEQWASGTPPPIQQSPQYWIAAAIHYQRNNDLEKASQAYALAAKRAPDDGEILTRWAAVLAQQGSDEESRHVAKRASQVASLRTDVDSLLGWNHQSQTAAVQVAQRLEQMGRLWESTTWLQAALPIQQNPRAEIQSLYKTVRAKLTRDTPWRADDSVVAELVATASSFTPDWSLGDVPTSRTATDSLRPPARFADQAVQRGLDHVCRLHPSTKPQTGLMIYQSNAGGVGAADFDNDGWPDIYLTQSDGDPFSDTSSPNRMFRNLDGEFADVTEHSGGGDRGFSQGVCLADYNDDGFVDILANSIGTSHLYRNNGDGTFSQVKSPAGFPSDLWTTSSAIADFDSDGNADIFLVGYCAGQAPFEQPCFDANLGENRSCSPLVFEAQHDRVFRGVGDGTFVDATDQWLQPHTPGRGFGIVVGQIDSTPGLDAYVANDMSSNHFWTRDRSEEQTFGWSEQASLRGLALNARSLSQASMGIATGDADNDGDLDFLLTHFSDDHNTFYEQVVDGVWSDRSKQVDLASPSVPMLGFGTQFLDTDNDGSLELFVANGDIDDFTHEDRLYRQPAQVFNRRDDNHWQQVPGDSIGEYFSTNHLGRAAATLDANRDGLTDLIVTHLFEPVALLINQTQSSDPPPSSAQIQTPSKQIRLWLRSTTGHRDAIGAIAQIKSDQSTQTGWLISGNGFQCSNESCIRFGTGSIEQSHVQLSIQWPSGVKESFGTVDSAGSFLIVEGTGSAFPLDENEPIAGSR; the protein is encoded by the coding sequence ATGAGTTTGCTGCCCATTTCATCCAAACGCGTTCATCCATTTGTTCTGGTATTCCCGTTCGCGGTCGTGGTTGCAATCGCGGTGGGATGCCAACGTGAACCCTCGTCGCAACCTCTTTCCGAGGATGCAAACGGCCAATCAGCCACCGCCCCCCAATCGTCCCGAGGATCCGAATCGTCGCTCGGCAATTCAACAGGCCAACCGGCGATGCCGGCCGATCAACTGGAAGCGGCGGGGGACACCGCCGCCACCGTGGGGAACACCAGCTTGGCGATTTCCAGATACCAGCAGGCGATGGACGCGGCCCCCACGCCGTCCCGCAATCTGTTTGACAAATTAGGCCAACAATTCATGACCGCTGGCCGGCCATTTGAGACCATGGCTGTCCTGGATCGCGCGATTGCACAATACGGCGCCGACGCCGATTTGCGTCGAAAGATGGTCAGCGTCCAAGCTTCACTCGGACTGCAGCGTGACGCGGCCGTCCATTTGCGATGGCTGATTCAACGAGGGCACGGCACGCTCGGGCTGTTGATCATGGCCTCGGACCTCAGCCGGCCACAAACCGTCGAATCCACCTGCCGATATTCGCTGAAACAATTCCCCCAAGATTTGCGGCCGCAGTTTTCGTTGGCGTGCATGCCGGCCTATCGCGGGGAATGGCAGGCTGCGGCTGAACTGCTTGCGCCCGTGGTCGCCGCGCACCCCGAATTCGTTCCTGCCCAAGCACTTTATGGCCGCGTGTTGGTCGAACTGGAAGACCACGACGCGATCGAGCAATGGGCCAGTGGCACACCCCCCCCAATCCAACAGAGCCCCCAGTACTGGATCGCAGCGGCGATTCACTACCAACGGAACAATGATCTTGAAAAGGCGAGCCAAGCGTACGCGCTGGCCGCAAAGCGTGCCCCGGACGACGGTGAAATCCTGACCCGCTGGGCAGCCGTGCTGGCCCAACAAGGCAGCGATGAAGAATCGCGTCATGTCGCCAAGCGTGCCAGTCAAGTTGCATCGCTGCGAACCGATGTCGATTCGCTGCTGGGTTGGAACCATCAATCCCAAACCGCCGCGGTCCAGGTTGCCCAACGTCTCGAACAGATGGGGCGATTGTGGGAATCCACCACCTGGCTGCAAGCAGCGCTTCCTATCCAACAGAATCCTCGTGCCGAGATTCAGTCGCTGTACAAAACAGTGCGTGCAAAGCTGACGCGAGACACACCGTGGCGCGCCGATGACTCGGTCGTGGCTGAATTGGTCGCCACCGCATCAAGTTTCACGCCTGACTGGTCCCTTGGCGATGTTCCAACCAGCCGAACCGCGACCGATTCGCTTCGGCCCCCAGCCCGGTTCGCTGATCAGGCGGTCCAGCGGGGGCTGGATCACGTTTGCCGGTTGCACCCGAGCACGAAGCCGCAGACGGGCCTAATGATCTATCAGTCCAATGCGGGCGGAGTCGGCGCCGCAGATTTCGACAACGATGGTTGGCCAGACATCTACTTGACCCAGTCCGACGGGGATCCGTTCAGCGATACGTCGAGCCCCAATCGGATGTTCCGAAACCTGGACGGTGAATTCGCGGACGTCACCGAACACTCCGGGGGCGGAGACCGTGGATTTTCTCAGGGCGTCTGTTTGGCCGACTACAACGACGATGGTTTCGTCGACATTTTGGCCAATAGCATCGGCACCAGCCATCTGTACCGAAACAACGGTGACGGCACATTTTCACAGGTCAAGTCACCAGCCGGATTTCCGTCGGACCTGTGGACAACATCGTCGGCGATCGCTGACTTTGACTCCGACGGAAACGCAGACATTTTCTTGGTGGGGTACTGCGCCGGTCAAGCACCTTTCGAACAACCATGCTTCGACGCCAACCTTGGCGAAAACCGATCCTGTTCGCCGCTGGTCTTCGAAGCTCAGCACGATCGTGTTTTTCGTGGTGTCGGTGACGGCACGTTTGTCGACGCCACGGATCAATGGCTGCAACCGCACACACCCGGCCGCGGATTCGGAATCGTTGTGGGCCAAATCGATTCCACCCCAGGGCTGGATGCCTACGTTGCCAATGACATGTCTAGCAATCATTTCTGGACACGTGACCGCAGCGAAGAGCAAACGTTTGGATGGTCGGAACAGGCCAGCCTGCGTGGTTTGGCATTGAACGCACGATCCCTTTCCCAAGCATCGATGGGGATCGCAACAGGCGATGCCGACAATGACGGCGATCTGGATTTCTTGTTGACGCATTTTTCCGATGACCACAACACGTTTTACGAACAAGTGGTCGATGGAGTTTGGTCCGATCGGTCGAAACAAGTCGACCTCGCTTCGCCATCGGTGCCGATGCTCGGATTCGGCACGCAGTTCCTAGATACGGATAACGATGGGTCGTTGGAACTATTTGTTGCCAACGGCGACATCGATGACTTCACACACGAAGACCGCCTGTACCGACAGCCTGCTCAAGTTTTCAATCGACGCGATGACAACCATTGGCAGCAGGTCCCCGGCGACAGCATTGGCGAATATTTCTCGACAAACCACCTAGGTCGCGCCGCAGCGACCTTGGACGCCAACCGGGATGGTCTGACCGATTTGATCGTCACCCATCTATTTGAACCCGTTGCCCTGCTGATCAATCAAACCCAATCCTCGGATCCCCCCCCATCTTCGGCGCAAATCCAGACGCCTTCGAAACAAATCCGTCTATGGTTAAGGTCAACCACAGGGCACCGCGACGCCATCGGTGCCATTGCGCAGATCAAAAGCGACCAGTCCACGCAAACCGGCTGGCTGATTTCGGGCAATGGTTTTCAATGTTCCAATGAAAGCTGCATTCGCTTTGGAACGGGCAGCATCGAACAAAGCCATGTCCAGCTTTCGATCCAATGGCCAAGCGGTGTGAAAGAGAGTTTTGGAACCGTCGATTCGGCTGGATCGTTCCTGATTGTGGAAGGAACCGGATCAGCTTTCCCGCTGGACGAAAACGAACCGATCGCTGGATCACGTTAA